One window from the genome of Variovorax sp. PAMC26660 encodes:
- a CDS encoding amino acid ABC transporter substrate-binding protein, with protein sequence MKKQCLLAAVTTAALLLSVGNASAQTDTLKNIKESGAITMGVRDASGAMSFTLGPGSYAGFHVEVCELVIADIRKALQNDKISVKYQLVTPQNRMPLVQNGTVDIECGTTTNNAARQKDVAFAPTLYVEGVRIAVKAASGITASAQLAGKTVAATTGSTSVQLLRKLKRDGANDIAEVLAKDNSEGFLLLESGRAHGFAADGQILATLISKSKEPAQYRLLDQVLSVEPIAIMIPKGDAAFKKIVDQSVVSLAKSGDVARIYDKWFMQPIPPHNSKVGLPASALTKAAWANPTDKPMEDYEAR encoded by the coding sequence GTGAAAAAACAATGCCTTCTTGCGGCTGTAACCACCGCGGCACTCCTGCTGTCGGTCGGGAACGCATCTGCCCAGACCGACACCCTGAAGAATATCAAGGAGTCCGGCGCCATCACCATGGGCGTGCGCGACGCGTCGGGAGCCATGTCCTTCACCCTGGGGCCCGGCAGCTATGCGGGCTTTCATGTCGAGGTGTGCGAACTTGTCATTGCAGACATCCGCAAGGCGCTGCAAAACGACAAGATCAGCGTGAAGTACCAACTGGTCACGCCACAGAACCGCATGCCGCTGGTGCAGAACGGAACGGTGGACATCGAGTGCGGCACCACGACGAACAACGCCGCGCGGCAGAAAGACGTGGCGTTCGCTCCCACGCTTTACGTGGAGGGCGTTCGCATCGCCGTCAAGGCAGCCTCCGGCATCACGGCGTCGGCGCAGCTTGCCGGCAAGACCGTGGCCGCCACCACGGGCAGCACCTCCGTTCAGCTCCTGAGAAAGCTCAAGCGCGATGGCGCCAACGACATTGCGGAAGTGCTTGCCAAGGACAACAGCGAGGGCTTCCTGCTGCTCGAATCGGGCCGCGCGCACGGCTTTGCCGCCGACGGCCAGATCCTTGCGACGCTGATCTCCAAAAGCAAGGAGCCGGCGCAGTACAGGCTGCTCGACCAGGTTCTCAGCGTCGAGCCGATCGCGATCATGATTCCGAAGGGAGACGCCGCGTTCAAGAAGATCGTCGACCAGAGCGTGGTGTCGCTGGCCAAAAGCGGAGATGTCGCGCGAATCTACGACAAGTGGTTCATGCAGCCCATTCCGCCGCACAACTCGAAGGTGGGATTGCCGGCCAGCGCCTTGACGAAGGCCGCTTGGGCCAACCCCACCGACAAGCCCATGGAAGACTACGAGGCGCGATAG
- a CDS encoding Spy/CpxP family protein refolding chaperone: MKKPLRRFALAATLIAVSGYSFAQFGGGGGGMGGGGRRGARSDSTASPRTGDGLSTPATAASKIRDKLYDLRLQLMVTPEQSVLWDHFSDAVWDLAGRSGMASAAPADDQTALQFMQQRTAQAQDRARRMQTVSDALSKLYEAFTPEQRHVADQNLTAVIP; the protein is encoded by the coding sequence ATGAAAAAACCCCTTCGCAGGTTCGCGCTCGCCGCGACCCTGATCGCCGTGAGCGGCTACAGCTTTGCGCAATTCGGCGGCGGCGGCGGTGGCATGGGTGGTGGCGGCCGGCGCGGCGCACGTTCCGACAGCACGGCGAGCCCGCGCACCGGCGACGGCCTCTCCACGCCCGCCACGGCGGCCAGCAAGATCCGGGACAAGCTCTACGACCTGCGCCTGCAACTGATGGTCACGCCGGAGCAGTCCGTGCTGTGGGACCATTTTTCCGATGCGGTGTGGGACCTTGCGGGCCGCAGTGGCATGGCGAGCGCGGCGCCTGCCGACGACCAGACTGCCCTGCAGTTCATGCAGCAGCGCACCGCACAGGCGCAAGACCGGGCCCGGCGCATGCAGACCGTGAGCGATGCGCTCTCGAAGCTCTACGAAGCCTTCACGCCCGAGCAGCGGCATGTGGCGGACCAGAACCTCACGGCAGTGATCCCCTGA
- a CDS encoding ATP-binding protein, whose amino-acid sequence MQSVSGQKIFRIRRDYNAWVANETLEDYALRYTPRSFRKWSEFRVANAAFGATSFLALEAIGGAIALSYGFSNALWAILVVGLITFLTGLPISYYAARHGVDMDLLTRGAGFGYLGSTLTSLIYASFTFIFFALEAAILALALQMYLDWPLWLLYVVSSIVIIPLVARGITLISGLQLWTQPIWIVLFICPFAAVLLKKPELFADFTSLRGRVSDSSGFDPLMFGAAATVAFSLVVQIGEQVDYLRFLPEKTAANRRRWWTAVLVAGPGWIVPGMLKMLGGAFLAFLALQHEIQPDHAIEPTQMYLTGFAYVLHDPAWVLAITVLFVVVSQMKINLTNAYAGSLAWSNFFARLTHSHPGRVVWLVFNVVIAVLLMTLGVFGALERVLGLYSNIAIAWVGALVADLVINKPMGWSPKTIEFKRAHLYDINPVGLVAMLVAAGLAMLAYSGVLGQWAKAFSPFVALATAMLVSPLLAWKTRGRYYLARTDIDRWAPGQSVKCSVCDNSFESEDMAHCPAYSAPICSLCCTLESRCHDRCKTDSRAAEQMSGWLQALLPPALSARLNFRVAHYLLVAASLIALLATVVGVVYAQEALLGPDNAAMGTAFLKVFALLSVVAAVAAWWVVLGSESRQMAQEESNRHNNLLALEIEAHRRTDAALQTAKEAAEAANQAKTRYVAGMTHELRTPLNSILGYSQILLKGDAVTPPREAVQTIHRSGEHMLGLIDGLLDLARIEAGRLQLEPAPLALPAFLDQLVHMVRPQAENKGLAFVFTHAGPLPPWVHADAKWLRQILINLLTNAVRFTDSGTVTLHVDARREVLRFDVVDTGIGVAPQDHQRIFLPFERGAAGRRRGEPGTGLGLTITGLLTSLMGGELKLAQTSSQGSTFSVRVYLREVADPGPQARSGSLGQPVTGYIGARRTLLVVDDQPVQRQMLAGMLVPLGFEVREAASGTECLDSLREELPSAILLDLTMDDMDGWQTATSVRASGFKDIPIIIVSANMFENQAERLRAAGCQAFVGKPVIESELIDTLERHLGLEWLSSNDALSSQADEETARRPPQLALTEDDRAELMRLVQMGHVRGLHTALDRLAAASPSAATTCTWLRGMVTRFELDNLRNALAEDADTPLGSLLSP is encoded by the coding sequence ATGCAATCCGTCTCCGGACAGAAGATCTTTCGCATCCGCCGCGACTACAACGCCTGGGTCGCGAACGAAACGCTGGAGGACTACGCGCTGCGCTACACGCCGCGCAGCTTTCGCAAGTGGTCGGAGTTCCGCGTGGCCAACGCGGCCTTCGGCGCGACCTCGTTCCTGGCGCTGGAGGCCATCGGCGGGGCCATCGCGCTGAGCTACGGTTTCTCGAACGCGCTGTGGGCCATCCTGGTGGTGGGGCTCATCACCTTCCTGACCGGCCTGCCGATCTCGTACTACGCGGCACGCCACGGCGTGGACATGGACCTGCTCACGCGCGGCGCGGGCTTCGGCTACCTGGGCTCCACGCTCACCTCGCTGATCTACGCGAGCTTCACCTTCATCTTCTTTGCGCTGGAGGCGGCCATCCTCGCGCTGGCGCTGCAGATGTATCTGGACTGGCCGTTGTGGCTGCTGTACGTGGTGTCATCCATCGTCATCATTCCGCTGGTGGCGCGCGGCATCACGCTCATTTCGGGGCTGCAACTGTGGACGCAGCCGATCTGGATCGTGCTGTTCATCTGCCCCTTCGCCGCCGTGCTGCTGAAGAAGCCCGAGCTGTTCGCCGACTTCACCAGCCTGCGCGGCCGGGTGTCCGACAGCAGCGGCTTCGATCCGCTGATGTTCGGCGCGGCGGCCACGGTGGCCTTCTCGCTGGTGGTGCAGATCGGCGAGCAGGTCGACTACCTGCGCTTTTTGCCCGAGAAGACCGCCGCCAACCGGCGCCGCTGGTGGACCGCCGTGCTGGTGGCCGGCCCCGGATGGATCGTGCCGGGCATGCTCAAGATGCTGGGCGGCGCCTTCCTCGCATTCCTGGCGCTGCAGCACGAGATCCAGCCCGACCATGCGATCGAGCCGACGCAGATGTACCTCACGGGCTTTGCGTACGTGCTGCACGACCCGGCGTGGGTGCTCGCCATCACCGTGCTGTTCGTGGTGGTCTCGCAGATGAAGATCAACCTGACCAACGCCTATGCGGGCTCGCTGGCATGGTCGAACTTCTTCGCGCGGCTCACGCACAGCCACCCGGGGCGCGTGGTGTGGCTGGTGTTCAACGTAGTCATCGCGGTGCTGCTGATGACGCTGGGCGTGTTCGGCGCGCTGGAGCGCGTGCTCGGCCTGTACAGCAACATCGCCATTGCCTGGGTCGGCGCGCTGGTGGCCGACCTGGTCATCAACAAGCCGATGGGCTGGAGCCCGAAGACCATCGAGTTCAAGCGCGCGCACCTGTACGACATCAACCCGGTGGGCCTCGTTGCGATGCTGGTGGCGGCAGGACTTGCGATGCTGGCGTACTCGGGCGTGCTGGGCCAATGGGCCAAGGCCTTCTCGCCCTTCGTCGCGCTGGCCACCGCCATGCTGGTCTCTCCGTTGCTGGCGTGGAAGACACGCGGGCGCTACTACCTCGCGCGCACCGACATCGACCGGTGGGCGCCGGGCCAGAGCGTGAAATGCTCGGTGTGCGACAACAGCTTCGAGTCGGAAGACATGGCCCACTGCCCGGCCTACAGCGCGCCGATCTGCTCGCTGTGCTGCACGCTGGAATCGCGCTGCCACGACCGCTGCAAGACCGACTCGCGTGCCGCCGAGCAAATGAGCGGCTGGCTGCAGGCACTGCTGCCACCGGCGCTGTCGGCACGCCTGAACTTTCGCGTGGCGCATTACCTGCTGGTGGCCGCCTCGTTGATTGCACTGCTGGCCACTGTGGTGGGCGTGGTCTATGCGCAAGAGGCCTTGCTGGGGCCGGACAACGCCGCGATGGGCACGGCCTTCTTGAAGGTGTTCGCGCTGCTGTCGGTGGTGGCGGCCGTGGCCGCATGGTGGGTGGTGCTGGGCAGCGAGAGCCGGCAGATGGCGCAGGAAGAATCGAACCGCCACAACAACCTGCTCGCCCTGGAAATCGAAGCGCACCGCCGCACCGACGCCGCGCTGCAAACCGCCAAGGAAGCCGCCGAGGCCGCCAACCAGGCCAAGACACGCTACGTGGCCGGCATGACGCACGAGCTGCGCACACCGCTCAACAGCATCCTGGGCTATTCACAGATCCTGCTCAAGGGCGACGCGGTGACGCCGCCGCGCGAGGCGGTGCAGACCATCCATCGCAGCGGCGAGCACATGCTCGGGCTGATCGACGGCCTGCTCGACCTGGCACGCATCGAGGCTGGCCGCCTGCAACTGGAGCCGGCGCCGCTTGCCCTGCCCGCCTTTCTCGACCAACTGGTGCACATGGTTCGGCCGCAGGCCGAGAACAAGGGCCTGGCCTTCGTCTTCACGCACGCCGGCCCACTGCCGCCGTGGGTGCATGCCGATGCGAAATGGCTGCGGCAGATTCTCATCAACCTGCTGACGAACGCCGTGCGCTTCACCGACAGCGGCACCGTCACGCTGCATGTGGATGCGCGGCGCGAGGTGCTGCGCTTCGACGTGGTCGACACCGGCATCGGCGTGGCGCCGCAAGACCATCAGCGCATCTTCCTGCCCTTCGAGCGCGGGGCCGCCGGCCGCCGGCGCGGCGAGCCGGGCACCGGGCTGGGCCTGACCATCACCGGCCTGCTCACGTCGCTGATGGGCGGGGAACTGAAGCTGGCCCAGACCTCTTCGCAGGGCAGCACCTTCAGCGTGCGCGTGTACCTGCGCGAAGTGGCCGACCCCGGCCCGCAGGCCAGGAGCGGATCGCTGGGGCAACCCGTGACGGGCTACATCGGCGCGCGGCGCACGCTGCTCGTGGTGGACGACCAGCCGGTGCAGCGCCAGATGCTCGCCGGCATGCTCGTGCCGCTGGGCTTCGAGGTGCGCGAAGCCGCCAGTGGCACCGAATGCCTGGACAGCCTGCGCGAAGAGCTGCCGTCGGCCATCCTGCTCGACCTGACGATGGACGACATGGACGGCTGGCAGACCGCCACGTCGGTGCGGGCCTCGGGCTTCAAGGACATCCCGATCATCATCGTCTCGGCCAACATGTTCGAGAACCAGGCCGAGCGGCTGCGTGCGGCCGGTTGCCAGGCCTTCGTCGGCAAGCCGGTGATCGAGTCGGAGCTGATCGACACGCTGGAGCGGCACCTGGGCCTCGAATGGCTTTCTTCCAACGATGCGCTGTCTTCGCAGGCCGACGAAGAAACGGCCCGCCGCCCGCCACAGCTCGCGTTGACGGAAGACGACCGCGCCGAGCTGATGCGCCTCGTGCAGATGGGCCATGTGCGCGGCCTGCACACCGCGCTCGACCGGCTGGCGGCCGCATCGCCGTCAGCGGCCACCACCTGCACCTGGCTGCGCGGCATGGTCACGCGCTTCGAACTCGACAACCTCCGCAACGCACTGGCAGAAGATGCAGACACTCCACTCGGCTCCCTCCTTTCGCCCTGA
- a CDS encoding response regulator transcription factor, with protein MQTLHSAPSFRPESERPVVLVVDDAPSSLGMLCDTLEASGYTVLVAADGEAALQRLELVVPDAILLDGLMPGLSGFETCRRIKANPALAHIPVLFMTGLSETAHVVEGFECGGVDYVVKPIRAQEVLVRLHTHARNARITRMARDAVDVAGMGVVFVDTRGRIAWRSPQAALWLHALEDPVAPGLLPLSLEAALVPGVAIVVNTATGMRLSVRNLGAAALGETMLLFAMQRDGAAGASSARLAEAALTPRETEVLSWLAKGKTNRDIGEILGTSPRTVNKHLEHIFEKLGVETRAAAAALASGQLV; from the coding sequence ATGCAGACACTCCACTCGGCTCCCTCCTTTCGCCCTGAATCCGAACGCCCCGTGGTGCTGGTGGTGGACGACGCCCCCAGCAGCCTGGGCATGCTGTGCGACACGCTGGAGGCCAGCGGCTACACCGTGCTGGTGGCGGCCGACGGCGAAGCCGCGCTGCAGCGGCTCGAACTGGTGGTGCCCGACGCGATATTGCTCGACGGCCTGATGCCCGGCCTCTCGGGGTTCGAGACCTGCCGGCGCATCAAGGCCAACCCGGCGCTGGCGCACATCCCGGTGCTGTTCATGACCGGGCTGTCGGAAACCGCACACGTGGTCGAGGGCTTCGAGTGCGGCGGCGTCGACTACGTGGTGAAGCCCATCCGTGCGCAGGAAGTGCTGGTGCGGCTGCACACGCATGCGCGCAATGCCCGCATCACGCGCATGGCACGCGATGCGGTCGATGTGGCGGGCATGGGCGTGGTGTTCGTCGACACGCGCGGGCGCATCGCATGGCGCTCTCCGCAGGCCGCGCTGTGGCTGCACGCGCTCGAAGATCCGGTGGCACCGGGGCTGCTGCCGCTTTCGCTCGAAGCGGCGCTGGTGCCCGGCGTAGCCATCGTCGTCAACACTGCGACCGGCATGCGGCTTTCGGTGCGCAACCTCGGTGCGGCGGCATTGGGCGAAACGATGCTGCTCTTTGCGATGCAGCGCGATGGTGCCGCCGGCGCTTCTTCCGCGCGGCTGGCCGAAGCCGCCCTCACGCCGCGCGAGACCGAGGTGCTTTCCTGGCTCGCCAAGGGCAAGACCAACCGCGACATCGGCGAGATCCTGGGCACCAGCCCGCGCACGGTGAACAAGCACCTGGAGCACATCTTCGAGAAGCTGGGCGTGGAAACACGGGCAGCGGCTGCGGCGCTGGCAAGCGGTCAACTGGTCTGA
- a CDS encoding VOC family protein: MSAPETRIPFHLAFPVRDIAEARAFYGELLGCPEGRSAPEWVDFNFYGHQIVAHLAPDECGHKALSAVDGHNVPVRHFGAVLPMDKWQAMAEKLIARQTPFVIEPYVRFKGEPGEQATMFFLDPSGNALELKSFADLDSLFAV; encoded by the coding sequence ATGAGCGCTCCCGAAACCCGCATCCCGTTCCACCTGGCTTTTCCCGTTCGTGACATCGCCGAAGCACGCGCCTTCTACGGCGAGTTGCTCGGATGCCCGGAAGGCCGCAGCGCGCCCGAGTGGGTCGACTTCAACTTCTACGGTCATCAGATCGTGGCGCACCTGGCGCCCGACGAATGCGGCCACAAGGCCCTCAGCGCCGTGGATGGCCACAACGTGCCCGTGCGTCATTTCGGCGCCGTGCTGCCGATGGACAAGTGGCAGGCCATGGCCGAGAAGCTCATCGCGCGCCAGACCCCATTCGTGATCGAGCCGTACGTTCGATTCAAGGGTGAGCCGGGTGAACAGGCCACGATGTTCTTTCTCGACCCGTCGGGCAACGCCCTCGAACTGAAGTCTTTCGCGGACCTGGATTCGCTGTTTGCCGTCTGA